The region TGAACAGAAATATAAGCCACGAAGACAGCATAAATGAAATTTATTCCGTTCTTGAAAGAAAGCTTGAGCCAAAATGGATGAAGATTATAGGCGACTTTAACCCTCGCGGCAACGTTCATACCGTTATTGAAATTTGCTCCGAAAGTGTTTTAAAAGAGGCTATACCTGAGCCTGTAAAGACTGCCGAAGTTGCTTTTGAAAGAGAAAAAAGATCTGATTTTAAGGATTTTTCTAAACGAGATAGCAAAAGAGACGGTAGTCGCGATAGAAACAAAGATGATAAAAGCTCAAGAGCTAAAAGCGCTTCAAGAAGTAGCGATAAGCGAGGAGCTAAAAAAGAAGGTTTTAAAAAGCCTGAATTTCTAGGCGAAAAACGTGCAAGAGTGGTTAAAAAAGATAAATGATGATAAATGCAAATTTGATCGAGCATATCTTTAAAGCCGCCTCCATATCGCGCTGGAAC is a window of Campylobacter sp. CCUG 57310 DNA encoding:
- the queF gene encoding preQ(1) synthase: MQEVNEVNLQEQMKYGEKILKEFDVERDLEIWENKQNRDYKIKITLPEFCCLCPRSGYPDFATIYLEYIPGKFVVELKAIKLYINSFMNRNISHEDSINEIYSVLERKLEPKWMKIIGDFNPRGNVHTVIEICSESVLKEAIPEPVKTAEVAFEREKRSDFKDFSKRDSKRDGSRDRNKDDKSSRAKSASRSSDKRGAKKEGFKKPEFLGEKRARVVKKDK